Proteins encoded in a region of the Carassius carassius chromosome 49, fCarCar2.1, whole genome shotgun sequence genome:
- the LOC132132254 gene encoding TP53-regulated inhibitor of apoptosis 1-like, with protein sequence MNSVGEGCTELKREYDQCFNRWFAEKFLKGDRGADPCSELFRKYHTCVQKAIKEKDIPVEGVEFMGPNREKPDS encoded by the exons ATGAACAGCGTCGGCGAGGGCTGCACGGAGCTCAAGCGCGAGTATGACCAGTGTTTTAACCGCTGGTTCGCCGAGAAGTTCCTGAAGGGAGACCGGGGCGCGGATCCGTGCAGCGAGTTATTCCGCAAATACCACACGTGTGTTCAG AAAGCCATCAAGGAGAAGGACATCCCTGTAGAAGGAGTGGAGTtcatgggccctaacagagagaAACCTGACAGCTGA